The Terriglobales bacterium DNA segment TCAGCGAGCCGTTCGACTGCGGCAAGGTCAACTACGTCTTTCATTTCGCCTCGCCGGCAAGCCCGGTGGACTACATGATCCACGGCATCCCAACCCTGAAGGTCGGATCGTACGGCACGTTCAATGCGCTGGAGATCGCGCGCAAGTACGGCGCACAGTTTCTGCTGGCTTCAACTTCCGAGTGCTACGGCGATCCGCTCGAGCATCCGCAAAAGGAAACCTACTGGGGACACGTGAACCCCATCGGCCCGCGCTCGGTGTACGACGAAGCCAAGCGCTTCGCCGAAGCCGCCACCATGGCCTATAACCGCTATCACAAGGTGGCCACGCACATCGTTCGCATCTTCAACACCTACGGACCGCGCATGCAGCTCAACGACGGCCGCGTGGTCCCCAACTTCATGAAGCAGGCCCTGCGCGGCGACGATCTGACGGTGTACGGAGACGGCAGCCAGACGCGCAGCTTCTGCTATGTGGCCGACGAGGTCGAGGGCATCGTGCGCCTGTCGCGCTCCAACGAACACCTGCCCACCAACATCGGCAATCCCACCGAGTTCACCATCCTGGAATGCGCGCGCCGCGTGCTGGCACTGGTGGGATCGAAGAGCCAGATCAGGTACGCACCTCTGCCGCCGGACGATCCTAAGCAGCGCCGGCCCGACATCTCTAAAGCCCGCAAGCTGCTGGGATGGGAACCTAAAGTTCAGCTTGAAGAGGGCCTGAAGCTCTCGCTCGACTACTTCCGCAGCGCCGTCCGCGCCGAACAGGCCGCCGCCAAGGGCTAGTCCTTCCTATCACTTCCCTGTCATTACCCCGGTGCATGTACTGCCGAGAGTTGCCGCCATCGTCCATCGGTGCGAAGGTACACCGGCCCTGAGAACACGAAGGACAAGGCAAGGAAGTCCCATGTCGGACATGAAGACGCGCGTGGAGCGCGTCGTCGCGGAACTTTGTGCTCTGCAACGCGACCTGAATCAGCAGCTGATGGATAGCGCCGAACCCGGCGCCGTCACTGGACAGGCGGCCACGCCGCCAGCCGCAGCCGAAACCGCCCCGATCCGCGACTTGAAATCGGTGGTCGACCAGGTGCGCCACTTCTTGTGGTTCTATCTCCAGGTTTCCAGCGCGGGCTCTGAATCGGCCGAGCGCACGCGTCAACTGCTGCGCCAGGTGGCGCGCGATTCGCACCGCAACGGACAGGAAAACCCCGCCACCTTCTTCGAGCGCCTCAGCGCCATGGCCGAATACGCCGTGCTCCAGCGCAACCGTTCCAACAGCAAGCCCAACTGAACACACAAAAGAAGTCTCCTGCAAAAGACAAGTTGGATGCGATCGCCCCCCGAGCGCCGTCGTGTGCCCGTTGTGTACTTCGTGGGAAACGGGTCTGGTTGTAACTTTCATCTCACTGATGCATCGTATGCGGTATGAAATCCGGTGCGCTCGCATTGGTGTCGGTGGTTACGCTCCTGGTAGTCGGCTTTATGTTTTTTGGGCAGTCGCGCGTCACGGCGGCGGCGCAGTCCGGCCCGCGCGTACCAGTCGTGGTAGAGCTGTTCACCAGCGAAGGCTGCTCGGATTGTCCGCCGGCCGACGCGCTGCTGCTCGAGTTGCAGCAGAAGCAGCCGGTCTCGGGCGTCGAGATCATTCCGCTCGAACTGCATGTTGACTACTGGAACGAGCTGGGATGGCCGGATCGCTTCTCATCGGCCGCCATGACCGCTCGCCAGCAAGAGTACAGCCGCCGCTTCGGACTGCGCTCGGTCTACACGCCGCAGATGGTGGTGGACGGGCACGACGAGTTCGTGGGCAGTGATTCGCGCCTGGCGCTTCAGAAGATTGCCGGCGCCGCCCGCGGCAGCAAGCTGAACGTTGCCCTCGCGCGTGATGCCGATGGCGTGCAGGTGGAGGTATCGGGAACGGCGGGCGCCACGGGCGATGTGCTGCTCGCCATCACGGAAGACAACCTGGCCAGCTCGGTCGGCGCCGGCGAAAATCGCGGACGCCAGTTGCGCCACACCGCCGTGGTCCGCGACCTGCGGCTGCTGGGTAACGCCCGCGACGGACACTTCTCGGCGCGCCCGGCGCTGAAGCTCAATCCCGAGTGGCGGCGCCAGAACCTGCGCGCCGTCGTCTTCGTTCAGCAGCCCAACTTCGGCCCCATCCTGGGCGCCGCCGCGCTGCCGCTCAACTAGTCACCAAAAACAGAATAGGGATGCGCCCGACGCACTGAAAGGACGCATCCCTGATCGCCCGGAGCAGAGCATTGCTGCGGGTGGAATGCCATCATTATTACTTGACTAGTAACTAACTTGTCAATACAGGGAGCCCTCAGGCTCCGGCCAGGAACTCTGATCTGATTCGCGCCTCGATCTCATCGCGCACGCGCCGAAAGACCGCCAGCCGCTCCTGCTCCTCACCGCTGAAGGCGGCGGGATCTTCGAGCGGCCAGTGCAGCGATCGAAACGCCCCCGGAAAGATCGGGCACGATTCGCGGGCGCGATCGCACACGGTGATTACGTACTGGAAGCGGGTGCCGAGGAAGCCGGCGACGTCTTTAGAATGGTGCCCTGAAATGTCGATCCCGACCTCGCGCATGGCAGCCA contains these protein-coding regions:
- a CDS encoding UDP-glucuronic acid decarboxylase family protein: MRVLVTGGAGFVGSHLCDALLAEGHSVVAADNLVTGRTANLEHLKNEPRFELRQVDVSEPFDCGKVNYVFHFASPASPVDYMIHGIPTLKVGSYGTFNALEIARKYGAQFLLASTSECYGDPLEHPQKETYWGHVNPIGPRSVYDEAKRFAEAATMAYNRYHKVATHIVRIFNTYGPRMQLNDGRVVPNFMKQALRGDDLTVYGDGSQTRSFCYVADEVEGIVRLSRSNEHLPTNIGNPTEFTILECARRVLALVGSKSQIRYAPLPPDDPKQRRPDISKARKLLGWEPKVQLEEGLKLSLDYFRSAVRAEQAAAKG
- a CDS encoding DUF1223 domain-containing protein, yielding MSVVTLLVVGFMFFGQSRVTAAAQSGPRVPVVVELFTSEGCSDCPPADALLLELQQKQPVSGVEIIPLELHVDYWNELGWPDRFSSAAMTARQQEYSRRFGLRSVYTPQMVVDGHDEFVGSDSRLALQKIAGAARGSKLNVALARDADGVQVEVSGTAGATGDVLLAITEDNLASSVGAGENRGRQLRHTAVVRDLRLLGNARDGHFSARPALKLNPEWRRQNLRAVVFVQQPNFGPILGAAALPLN
- a CDS encoding arsenate reductase ArsC; translation: MKPKVLFLCTGNSARSQMAEGWLRTLAGNRFEVASAGTRPAGLNPLAVAAMREVGIDISGHHSKDVAGFLGTRFQYVITVCDRARESCPIFPGAFRSLHWPLEDPAAFSGEEQERLAVFRRVRDEIEARIRSEFLAGA